The genomic stretch GGGGACGCAGGGCATCCCCGGAGACCCTGAGTAGTCTATTGTCCGTTCGAGGACTCGCCCGAAGATCCGTCATCGGCGCCGGCGGTGAGTGCGGGCTCGGCGGAAACAATCACCTGCGCGTGGCGGATCACGCGGTCACCGAGTTTGTATCCCGGCGTCATTACGGCCAGCACGGTGCCCGCCGGAAAGTCGGGAGTCGGCTGCATGAGCATGGCATCGTGCAGGGCGGGGTCGAAGGGCTGGCCGACGCATTCGAACTTGGTGATGCCCCGGGCATCGAGGTAAGACCGCAGCTTGCCGTAAATCATGTCCACGGCCCGGCGGTACTGCTCTTCGGAGATCGACGGGTTTTGCAGCAGGCGGTCGAAGTCATCGATCGCCGGAAGCAGGCTCACGATCAGCTCTTCGCCGACCAGATCCCGCACGGAAGAGAGTTCCTGCCGCGACCGTTTGCGGAAATTATCGAATTCCGCCAGCTTGCGCAGATACTTGTCGCGCCAGTCGGCGGCCTCCGCTTTGGCGACCTCCAATTCCGCCGCGCCGTTGTCGAGCGTGTTCTGCTCTTCCGGCGTCTGATTCTTGTCGTCCGTACTCATGGTATCGTTTTGTCGGTTTTGATTCTTTGCGTTTCGGTCGGGGTGCAGATGCGGGAATTTCAAGCGGGCCGATGCCATCGGCCCCTACGCCCGCCTTTGCGGGTTCAGCGCACCTGGGATCCGCCGCTGAGGTGGCGGCCGATGGTGTGGGCGGTAAATTCTACAATGCTCTTCATCTTCGAGTAGTCCATCCGTGTCGGGCCGATGACGCCAAGCTTGCCGGAAATCGTCTTCACCCGGTAACTGGAGGTCAGCACGGAAAGATCCTTGGCCCGCATGTCCGGATTTTCGCTGCCGATGGTGATCAGCACGTGGTTTTCGGCCTGCAAGCCTTGCAGAAGATGGACGATAATATCCTTGTCTTCGATCAGCTCGATGATACCGCGCATGGTGCGGGGATCGGAGAATTCCGGTTGCGACAGCACTTCGGCCCGGCCACTGATCTTCAGATCTTCGTGTTCGCCGAAGTTGAACAGTTTTTCCGCAGAGTCTACAAAGAACCTTACCAAACCCGGATGGCCGACCGACATGCTGGCAAAGCGTTCGCCGATTTCCGCCTTCACTTCATCGAGCGTCAAGCCCGCCAGGCGGTTGTTCATCGAACGGCTGATGTGCCGGAGTTGCTCTTCGGGAACACTCTGCTCGAGTTCCACCATGATCGTGCGCACCGGCCCACTTTCGAGGGCGATGACCACCAGCACCCTGTTCTCGGAAAGGCGCACCAGATCGATGCGATTGAGCACGGCCTCATCGAGGGCGGGCATCATGGCAATGGACAGCAGCTTGGATGACGATGACAGCACACGAGCCGTGACGGCCATAATCTCATCGAGTTCCTGCGACACGCCCTCGAACTCGCGTTCGATGGCTTCCCGCTCCTCGGAGGATAATTCGCGGGTGTCCATCAGGTCATTGACGTAGATCCGGTATCCCAGATCGGAGGGGATTCTCCCTGCCGACGTGTGCGGATGCACCAGCAGCCCCATCTCCTCCAGATCGGCCATCACATTGCGGATCGTGGCGGGAGAAAGATCGAGGTTTCGTTTGCGGGCAAGCTGCCGCGACCCCACCGGCATAGCCGTGAGGATGAAATGCTGAACCACGGCGCTGAGGATCTGCCTTTCACGCGTGGTCAGAACGGGCATCTTGTTGTTCGCTGAATTCATTCTGAAAACCAGACCTTAAGCTGAAGCAGAACGCCTTTCTACTTCCCCTTTGTTCCAAGGGGGAAGGTGCTGAGACAAGGCGCTGAAGCACCTTGCCCCTCTTCCGCATGGGTATTCACAGAGAGAATCTGCTTCTTTTGGCAGCCAAACCCGTTGGCCTTTTCTCCCAAAAACTCTAACCATGAAAAATACGGAACTTTGACCCGATTGTCAAGCCCCGAACTTCCCGAATAACAATACTATTAATAATTGCTTACAAATCATCGCCCCGCAATGGCTTGTTCTTGCCGGTGCGAAGTCCTTCAACCTGTAAGTCTTTGAACAAAAAGGAGTAGGTTGCAACAACCCACTCCCTTTCAAAAACTCGTCTACTCCACACCGAAGTTCCACCGCTTGAAGCTGGGTCCTGAATATGGAGAAAGGGCAGCCAGTGCGGCCGCCCTTCCCCTTAGATTCAAGGCAAGTTCAGGCCTGCATCGGCTGCACAACTCCGAGTTGTTCCATCATCGACATGCGATCCGTCACCCCCCAATGCTCAACGCATTTGTCCCCGGAAAAGCGGACAATGTCAATCCCGGTAACATTCACCTTCTTGCGGGTGGGCGGAATGTCGCCCAGCGGTCCCGTATGCGTGCCGGTCCAGGTGATGCGGCCAATGACCGTGTCGCCCATTTCCCAGACGTCTTCCACGGTCACCCGCAGGTCGGGAAACGCAGTGTGCATCATCCGGATCAAATTCTTGAGCCCTTCACTGTTCGGCGGCTCCACTCCCGTCTCATGTTCCTTCATGTTGGGGGCGATGAAGCGGTCAACGACCTTCAGGTCTCCCTTGCCGATTCCGTCTTCGCATACAGCACGATACATGGCGATCTGTTTCGATTCTGCCATATGTCCTCTCCTTTTTCCCGACCTATTACTTGCCGACTGAATTGAATCCTCACTCAGTTATGCTGTGACCATCTTTCCGCATCACATCCGCAAGGTCGCCTACTCCGTGCAAAAGGTCCGAGCGTGACACCTCGCGTCCATTCAGAAAGATCCCATAACGAACGCTACCGGCATGCATTGTCCGTATGAAGCGGTGGCTTGACAGTAAAGTCGGGAATCGTTATATTAAGAGTTCTTAAGTTTTGGACCTTGCCGCCTTCGTCTAGTGGTCCAGGACGCTGGCCTCTCACGCCGGTAACAGGGGTTCGAATCCCCTAGGCGGTACACCTAAAGGTAAGTAGAGTCATCTACTTACCTTTTTTGTTGTGTCTGCCAAAGGTATGCCATAGTGGCCGTGTCCACAATGTGTCCATGCGTGTCCATCAAGGTCGTACGAAACCAACAGCCAGCCGAATTTACGTGGCGTGTCCAAGCGGTGATCTTGAACATTCGGTCATTCGAAATCCAGTCGGTTCACGGCATCGTGAACGTGCTCTGGAGCCAGGGTCAAATAATGCTTTTCGGTGACACGGACGCTGCTGTGGCCAAGCAACCGCGAAACAACGTAGATATTGACTCCGGCCGCTACTAACTGCGACCCGAACGTCGCACGCAGGCTGTGGAGCGACAGACCCGGCGGTAGGCCAATCTGGCGCGCCCACCGTCTGAACTTCATGGAAATCTGGTTTGGCTCGTAATGCGGAAACAGCCTGCCAATCCGGGGACCGGGCCATTCATCTAACACCCGAAGTAGGACAGTACTGACCGGAACGGTGCGCCGCTTTCCCATCTTGCCAATTTCCCCGCGAACCACCAATTGTTTCCTGGCAAGGTCTATGTCCTGCCAGGTCATCCCTAGTGCCTCATTCCGCCGGCAGCCTGTCTGAAGCAGGAACTGGAGAAACCGCCTAAACTCCGGATCTGGAGTGCTCAGGACGTCCGTGATCTGTTCCTTCGTCAGCCACACAAGCGGTTCTGACTCGGGGAGTCGAAGTTGTTTGAACGCCTTCCTACCGTCCAGCCTGTACCATCCCAATTCCGCGGCCTGATTCAAGGCCGTATTGAGCACGCGAATCTCAATATTCACCGTGGAAGGCGACGCCACGGTCAGACGTGCGGCCTTGTAACCCTCGATTTTGGCCGGCGTCAACTCCACTAGCGGGATATCGCCCAATTCCCGGATCACAGCTTGGAACACCAATGCCTCCCGTTCTTGGGTCTTCGGGCTCTTGTTCGACCCCGCGTAGATCGCAGTTTCGCTGGCAAGTTGACTGAGCGTAGGACCGGTGGACTCAGCCGGCGATGACTGCGTGCCGTCAGCCTTCCCTTCCACAATAGAGTTGCAGAACTTGTGGAAGATCTTCTCCGCAGTTCGCCGATCGGTCTCGCCGATGTGATAAGACTTCTGCTTGCCGCCCACCGAATAACGAATGTCCCACACGACGGTCCCAGATTTCAGAATGCGTTTTCTCAATGACGGCACAGATCATCACCTCCTTTGGTGCCGGTTAATATCACAGAGCCCGCGAAGACGGGCTCGTCTCATTTCTTATGCCACCTTCCGTGGCGCATAGAGCTTGCGGTGCCGCTCCACGAACGCCGCCAACGCGGCTTCGGTGAAGTACACGGCATTGCGCTCGACCTGAATGCATTCGATC from bacterium encodes the following:
- a CDS encoding nucleotide exchange factor GrpE, which gives rise to MSTDDKNQTPEEQNTLDNGAAELEVAKAEAADWRDKYLRKLAEFDNFRKRSRQELSSVRDLVGEELIVSLLPAIDDFDRLLQNPSISEEQYRRAVDMIYGKLRSYLDARGITKFECVGQPFDPALHDAMLMQPTPDFPAGTVLAVMTPGYKLGDRVIRHAQVIVSAEPALTAGADDGSSGESSNGQ
- the hrcA gene encoding heat-inducible transcriptional repressor HrcA, yielding MNSANNKMPVLTTRERQILSAVVQHFILTAMPVGSRQLARKRNLDLSPATIRNVMADLEEMGLLVHPHTSAGRIPSDLGYRIYVNDLMDTRELSSEEREAIEREFEGVSQELDEIMAVTARVLSSSSKLLSIAMMPALDEAVLNRIDLVRLSENRVLVVIALESGPVRTIMVELEQSVPEEQLRHISRSMNNRLAGLTLDEVKAEIGERFASMSVGHPGLVRFFVDSAEKLFNFGEHEDLKISGRAEVLSQPEFSDPRTMRGIIELIEDKDIIVHLLQGLQAENHVLITIGSENPDMRAKDLSVLTSSYRVKTISGKLGVIGPTRMDYSKMKSIVEFTAHTIGRHLSGGSQVR
- a CDS encoding ester cyclase — its product is MAESKQIAMYRAVCEDGIGKGDLKVVDRFIAPNMKEHETGVEPPNSEGLKNLIRMMHTAFPDLRVTVEDVWEMGDTVIGRITWTGTHTGPLGDIPPTRKKVNVTGIDIVRFSGDKCVEHWGVTDRMSMMEQLGVVQPMQA
- a CDS encoding site-specific integrase; the encoded protein is MPSLRKRILKSGTVVWDIRYSVGGKQKSYHIGETDRRTAEKIFHKFCNSIVEGKADGTQSSPAESTGPTLSQLASETAIYAGSNKSPKTQEREALVFQAVIRELGDIPLVELTPAKIEGYKAARLTVASPSTVNIEIRVLNTALNQAAELGWYRLDGRKAFKQLRLPESEPLVWLTKEQITDVLSTPDPEFRRFLQFLLQTGCRRNEALGMTWQDIDLARKQLVVRGEIGKMGKRRTVPVSTVLLRVLDEWPGPRIGRLFPHYEPNQISMKFRRWARQIGLPPGLSLHSLRATFGSQLVAAGVNIYVVSRLLGHSSVRVTEKHYLTLAPEHVHDAVNRLDFE
- a CDS encoding helix-turn-helix domain-containing protein, whose product is MLDTPIRLLKSSEAATRLGISKSTLHRWVKAGKIECIQVERNAVYFTEAALAAFVERHRKLYAPRKVA